A genome region from Pseudomonas sp. S06B 330 includes the following:
- a CDS encoding universal stress protein — MPYEHILVAVDLTEECDPVIKRAMTLAAPTQAKVSLVHIVEPMAMAFGGDVPMDLSQLQQQQFDQAKERMDRLFVKYPDIKRGDSHLTYGQPRQEIHQLAKENACDLIVVGSHGRHGLALLLGSTANDVLHGAPCDVLAVRLMKKPE; from the coding sequence ATGCCCTACGAACACATACTGGTTGCCGTCGACCTGACCGAAGAATGCGACCCGGTCATCAAGCGCGCCATGACACTAGCCGCGCCGACACAGGCCAAAGTCTCTCTGGTACATATTGTCGAGCCCATGGCCATGGCGTTTGGCGGTGATGTGCCAATGGATCTGTCACAGCTGCAGCAGCAACAATTCGACCAGGCAAAAGAGCGCATGGACCGCCTGTTCGTCAAATATCCCGACATCAAACGCGGAGATTCACACCTGACTTACGGCCAGCCACGCCAAGAGATCCACCAACTGGCCAAGGAGAATGCGTGTGACCTGATCGTGGTCGGTAGCCACGGTCGTCACGGCCTGGCGCTGCTACTCGGCTCTACCGCCAACGACGTACTGCACGGCGCACCGTGCGATGTGCTTGCCGTTCGCCTGATGAAAAAACCCGAGTAA